A single window of Oenanthe melanoleuca isolate GR-GAL-2019-014 unplaced genomic scaffold, OMel1.0 S001, whole genome shotgun sequence DNA harbors:
- the LOC130266150 gene encoding olfactory receptor 14A16-like — MSNSSSISHFLLLPLADTRQLQLLHFCLFLGISLAALLGNGLIISAVACGHHLHTPMFFFLLNLALTDLGCICTTVPKAMHNSLWDTRNISYTGCAAQVFFFIFFIGTEYSLLTIMCYDRYVSICKPLHYGTLMGCLACAHMAAAAWASGFLYSLLHTANTFSLPLCHGNALGQFFCEIPHILKLSCSKSYLRELRLLAVGSCLGFGCFVFIVFSYVQIFRVVLRIPSEQGRHKAFSTCLPHLAVVSLFISSGTFSYLKPSSISSPSLDLSLSVLYSVVPPALNPFIYSLRNQELKAAVWTLMTGCFQEH, encoded by the coding sequence atgtccaacagcagctccatcagccacttcctcctgctgccattggcagacactcggcagctgcagctcctgcacttctgcctcttcctgggcatctccctggctgccctcctgggcaacggcctcatcatcagcgccgtagcctgcggccaccacctgcacacccccatgttcttcttcctgctcaacctggccctcactgacctgggctgcatctgcaccactgtgcccaaagccatgcacaattccctctgggacaccaggaacatctcctacacaggatgtgctgcacaggtgtTCTTCTTTATATTCTTCATAGGAACAGAGTATtccctcctgaccatcatgtgctacgaccgctacgtgtccatctgcaaacccctgcactacgggaccctaATGGGCTGCTTggcttgtgcccacatggcagcagctgcctgggccagtggctttctctattctctgctgcacacagccaacacattttccctgcctctgtgccatggcaatgccctgggccagttcttctgtgaaatcccacacatcctcaagctctcctgctccaaatCCTACCTCAGGGAACTTAGACTCCTCGCTGTTGGTTCCTGTTTAGGATTTggctgttttgtgttcattgttttctcctatgtgcagatcttcagggttGTGCTGAGaatcccctctgagcagggacggcacaaagccttttccacctgcctccctcacctggctgtggtctccctgTTTATTAGCTCTGGCACATTTTCCTACCTGAAgccctcctccatctcctccccatccctggatctgtccctgtcagttctgtactcagtggtgcctccagccctgaaccccttcatctacagcctgaggaaccaggagctcaaagcTGCAGTGTGGACACTGATGACAGGATGCTTTCAGGAACATTAA